In one Staphylococcus lutrae genomic region, the following are encoded:
- a CDS encoding sugar ABC transporter ATP-binding protein has product MIQMTNIHQSFGAHHVLRGVDFTIEAGTVHALMGENGAGKSTLMKVLVGMHDKDEGTIHYFGQLKTFDNPKQAEAEGITFIHQELNIWPELTVLENLFVGKEMHHAWGFLDQNAMRVQAEEIFDMLDFQISFNQLAKHCSIGEQQMIEIAKALMTDARVIIMDEPTATLTDTEIQTLFKLIRRLKAQGVAFVYISHRMAEIFDIADEITVMRDGKTIWSRPVDETCYSDIVKAMVGRDIDSQYPTRDYVEKPVVLEVESLNHQGAGIKDVQFQLHEGEILGVSGLMGAGRTEMMRSLFGIDKNENAIKINGEAVRITSPQEAMRYGLAMITEQRKDEGLILDFSIRDNMVLPSLKSFAKRGFVDTERVKQFVLQMQQRLNIKGDDLRPVSALSGGNQQKVVLAKWMSTGPKIIILDEPTRGIDVGAKREIYQLMNELTAHGVSMIMISSELPEVIGMSDRVIVIHEGKIAGQLKGDAMTEEHIMTLATGGTLDEIINS; this is encoded by the coding sequence ATGATTCAAATGACGAATATTCATCAGTCTTTCGGGGCACACCACGTCTTACGAGGTGTAGATTTTACAATAGAAGCAGGAACTGTTCACGCATTGATGGGTGAAAATGGTGCTGGAAAATCAACATTGATGAAAGTGCTTGTTGGGATGCATGACAAAGATGAAGGGACAATCCATTATTTTGGACAATTAAAGACATTTGACAATCCTAAACAAGCAGAAGCAGAGGGGATTACTTTTATTCATCAAGAGTTGAATATTTGGCCAGAGTTGACAGTACTTGAAAATTTGTTTGTCGGTAAGGAGATGCATCATGCATGGGGATTTTTAGATCAAAATGCGATGCGTGTACAAGCTGAAGAGATTTTTGACATGTTAGATTTTCAAATTTCCTTTAATCAGTTGGCAAAACATTGTTCAATTGGAGAACAGCAAATGATAGAAATTGCAAAAGCATTGATGACTGATGCGAGGGTCATTATTATGGATGAGCCCACAGCAACATTGACAGATACTGAAATTCAGACGCTCTTTAAATTAATTCGTCGATTGAAAGCGCAAGGTGTTGCATTTGTTTACATTTCACATCGGATGGCAGAAATTTTTGATATTGCAGATGAAATCACTGTCATGCGCGATGGAAAAACGATTTGGTCTCGCCCAGTCGATGAGACGTGTTACTCTGACATTGTTAAAGCGATGGTAGGGAGAGACATCGATTCGCAATATCCGACACGTGACTATGTTGAAAAGCCCGTTGTGTTAGAAGTTGAATCTTTAAATCATCAAGGTGCGGGAATTAAAGATGTACAATTTCAATTGCATGAGGGAGAAATTTTAGGTGTGAGTGGTTTGATGGGCGCAGGTCGCACTGAAATGATGCGCAGTTTATTTGGCATTGATAAAAATGAAAACGCTATCAAAATCAATGGTGAAGCGGTGCGTATAACGTCGCCTCAAGAAGCCATGCGTTATGGCTTGGCGATGATAACCGAGCAACGCAAAGATGAGGGGCTGATACTCGACTTCTCCATTCGTGATAATATGGTGCTCCCATCACTTAAAAGTTTTGCGAAACGGGGTTTTGTTGATACAGAGCGGGTGAAGCAATTCGTTTTGCAGATGCAACAGCGTTTGAATATTAAAGGCGATGATTTACGTCCGGTTTCTGCATTGTCAGGAGGCAATCAACAGAAGGTCGTCTTGGCAAAATGGATGAGTACAGGGCCGAAGATTATTATTTTGGATGAACCGACACGTGGCATTGATGTGGGCGCAAAACGAGAGATTTATCAATTGATGAATGAATTAACAGCACATGGCGTCTCGATGATTATGATTTCTTCAGAATTGCCTGAAGTCATCGGAATGAGCGACCGCGTCATCGTCATTCATGAAGGGAAAATCGCGGGTCAATTAAAAGGCGATGCGATGACAGAAGAACACATTATGACATTAGCAACAGGGGGAACTTTAGATGAAATCATTAACAGCTAA
- a CDS encoding AbrB/MazE/SpoVT family DNA-binding domain-containing protein yields the protein MKMLSKVIKNGNSQAISLNKSILNEAGLNIGDSLNVEISEGAVKFTKREKSIINEIHDFYRNGGHYDEKEIDFGDQVGQELW from the coding sequence ATGAAAATGTTATCAAAAGTTATAAAAAATGGAAATAGCCAAGCAATCAGTTTAAATAAATCCATCTTAAACGAAGCAGGTTTAAACATTGGGGATTCTTTAAATGTAGAAATAAGCGAGGGCGCAGTTAAGTTTACCAAAAGAGAAAAGTCAATTATAAATGAAATTCATGATTTTTATCGTAATGGGGGTCACTATGATGAAAAAGAAATTGATTTTGGCGATCAAGTAGGTCAAGAACTATGGTAA
- a CDS encoding phosphatidylinositol-specific phospholipase C, which translates to MKRIGAFALVVSLMLLFTPIARASVVLSEHSENWMSSLDAHLPLTEINIPGTHDSGSFTLEDPVKSVWAKTQTLNYIQQMEHGIRFFDIRGRASTNQTISIHHGVIYLHHELGTFLNAARAYLTVYPHETIIMSMKKDHYNDSHVHQSFESVFREHYFDDPRFSTLFYKGHHSNPTLAETRGKIVLFNRMGPTQMTSGYGTSRQGIHWSDNATFATEINEKHIHLVVQDEYKDYYGDKLAAVKNLLMRSKTNSDPHTLYMNYLNVSSGGSALNSIYYYASYINPNIAKTIKDMGKSRTGWVIVDYSGYRWAGFDDIVDDVIDSNSIPSLHV; encoded by the coding sequence ATGAAAAGAATAGGGGCTTTTGCACTTGTTGTTAGTTTAATGTTATTGTTTACTCCGATTGCACGCGCTTCAGTCGTATTAAGTGAGCACTCTGAAAATTGGATGAGTTCCCTCGATGCACATCTCCCACTTACTGAAATCAACATTCCTGGCACACATGATAGTGGTTCCTTTACGTTGGAAGATCCCGTTAAATCTGTATGGGCAAAAACACAAACTTTGAACTACATACAACAAATGGAACATGGTATTCGCTTTTTTGATATAAGAGGTCGTGCGTCAACAAATCAAACGATTTCGATACACCATGGTGTCATTTATTTACATCATGAACTCGGGACCTTTTTAAATGCAGCAAGGGCATATTTAACGGTTTATCCCCATGAAACGATTATTATGTCGATGAAAAAAGATCATTACAATGACAGCCATGTACACCAATCATTTGAGTCTGTTTTTAGAGAACACTACTTTGATGATCCTAGATTCAGTACACTTTTTTATAAAGGTCATCATTCAAACCCCACTTTAGCAGAAACAAGAGGCAAAATTGTACTTTTTAATAGAATGGGACCAACACAGATGACAAGCGGTTATGGCACAAGTCGGCAGGGTATACATTGGTCGGATAACGCCACTTTTGCCACTGAGATTAACGAAAAGCATATTCATCTTGTTGTGCAAGATGAGTATAAAGATTATTATGGTGATAAATTAGCAGCGGTCAAAAACCTTTTAATGCGCAGTAAAACAAATTCGGATCCGCACACGTTATATATGAACTATTTAAATGTTTCCTCAGGTGGAAGTGCACTGAACAGTATTTACTACTACGCATCTTATATTAATCCGAACATCGCAAAAACCATTAAAGATATGGGGAAATCAAGAACGGGTTGGGTAATTGTTGATTATTCTGGATATCGGTGGGCAGGATTTGATGATATCGTGGATGATGTGATTGATAGCAATTCGATTCCATCACTGCACGTTTGA
- a CDS encoding ABC transporter permease yields the protein MKSLTAKAPFFEKILPFIGLIILIIVISIFNTAFLDLSNLLNLLRQVSINGLIAFGMTFVILTGGIDLSVGSMLAFSSALIALMITHGIDPIVAIIIGVLIGFLLGLINGVFIAKWQMAPFIVTLATMTIFRGLTLVVTDGNPITNLGNNYLFQLFGKGYFFGVPVPAVTMTLVFIILFIILHRTTFGRHTYAIGGNETAALISGIKVTRIKVLIYGISGLMSALAGAILTSRLNSAQPTAGTAYELDAIAAVVLGGTSLTGGKGRIVGTLIGVLIIGVLNNGLNLLGVSSFYQQVVKGIVILIAVCIDRKK from the coding sequence ATGAAATCATTAACAGCTAAAGCACCATTTTTTGAGAAAATACTTCCATTTATAGGGCTGATTATACTTATCATTGTCATTAGTATTTTTAATACTGCTTTTCTAGACTTGTCTAATTTATTGAATCTTTTACGTCAAGTCTCAATCAATGGCTTGATCGCATTTGGTATGACTTTTGTCATTTTAACAGGAGGTATTGATTTATCAGTCGGCTCGATGTTGGCATTTTCATCTGCATTGATTGCGTTAATGATCACCCATGGGATTGATCCAATCGTTGCCATCATCATCGGTGTACTGATTGGCTTTTTGCTAGGTCTCATTAATGGTGTTTTTATTGCAAAATGGCAAATGGCCCCATTCATTGTGACATTAGCGACGATGACGATCTTTCGTGGATTGACGCTCGTTGTGACAGACGGGAATCCGATCACAAATCTGGGGAACAATTACCTCTTTCAATTGTTCGGGAAAGGTTACTTTTTCGGTGTGCCTGTCCCCGCAGTCACGATGACCCTCGTATTTATTATTTTGTTTATCATTTTACATCGGACGACTTTTGGGCGACATACGTATGCGATTGGAGGTAACGAAACAGCCGCATTGATTTCCGGAATTAAAGTGACACGGATTAAAGTGCTCATATATGGTATTTCGGGTTTAATGTCTGCATTGGCGGGGGCGATTTTAACGTCGCGGCTTAATTCAGCACAACCAACTGCAGGAACGGCATATGAACTGGATGCAATAGCGGCTGTTGTACTTGGTGGTACATCTTTGACTGGCGGCAAGGGGCGGATTGTCGGTACATTAATCGGGGTTTTGATTATTGGCGTATTGAATAATGGTTTGAACCTATTAGGTGTATCGTCATTTTATCAACAAGTCGTCAAAGGAATCGTCATCCTGATTGCAGTGTGCATTGATCGAAAAAAATAA
- a CDS encoding ABC transporter ATP-binding protein: MIEIQQLNHYFDKQHVIQNFSLSVPRGKIISFIGKSGCGKSTLLNIIGGFLTPSTGQVSINGARKTAPSAECLMLFQHHNLLPWKTVRDNIKLGLQRPLQEGEIEHHLVTVGLKDKGNHFPESLSGGMKQRVAICRALVHQPDVILLDEPLGALDAFTRYQLQDVLITLSTHTQATLILVTHDIDEALYLSDEVILLGDGCRIINQYPIHYPHPRHRNNAQLLTLRDNIMKDFAIHHTADSESIK; this comes from the coding sequence ATGATTGAAATTCAACAACTCAATCACTACTTCGATAAACAGCACGTCATTCAAAATTTTAGTTTATCTGTGCCTCGAGGTAAGATTATCAGCTTTATTGGAAAAAGTGGTTGTGGCAAGTCTACACTTTTAAATATTATTGGCGGATTTCTCACGCCCTCAACAGGTCAAGTGTCCATCAATGGCGCGCGTAAAACCGCACCGTCTGCTGAATGTTTAATGTTATTTCAGCATCACAATTTATTACCCTGGAAAACTGTTCGCGATAACATCAAACTCGGATTACAACGCCCCCTTCAAGAAGGGGAAATCGAACATCACCTTGTCACAGTGGGGCTCAAAGACAAAGGAAACCACTTTCCCGAGTCGCTCTCTGGAGGGATGAAACAACGCGTTGCCATCTGTCGCGCACTCGTTCACCAACCTGATGTCATTCTACTCGATGAGCCGCTCGGTGCACTGGATGCTTTTACACGCTACCAATTACAAGATGTTTTAATTACACTGAGTACACATACACAGGCGACATTAATTTTGGTCACACATGATATTGATGAAGCACTCTATCTATCAGATGAGGTCATTTTATTAGGTGACGGATGTCGTATCATCAACCAATATCCCATTCATTATCCACATCCTAGACACCGCAACAATGCACAACTACTCACATTACGGGACAATATCATGAAAGATTTTGCAATTCACCATACCGCTGACTCGGAATCTATAAAATAA
- a CDS encoding DUF4242 domain-containing protein → MALFLLETQDLSFAKSKVELDEKVRSLSAQSGSELIEVQVTEDLSHGYFIVESNDEAQAKQFLESGGIKVSLVKEVRLVGKDLDEVKQGDVSIDYLVTWNIPEGITMDQYLARKKKNSVHYEEVPEVQFQRTYVCEDMTKCVCLYNAPDEAAVRRAREAVDTPIDEIEKI, encoded by the coding sequence ATGGCATTATTTTTATTAGAAACACAAGATTTATCATTTGCGAAGTCGAAAGTTGAATTGGATGAGAAAGTCCGTTCATTGTCTGCACAATCAGGTTCAGAATTGATTGAAGTACAAGTGACCGAAGATTTATCCCATGGTTACTTCATTGTTGAAAGCAACGACGAAGCCCAAGCAAAACAATTTTTAGAATCTGGGGGAATTAAAGTTAGCCTGGTCAAAGAGGTTCGACTGGTGGGTAAAGATCTAGATGAAGTCAAACAAGGTGATGTATCCATCGACTATCTTGTGACTTGGAACATTCCTGAGGGGATTACAATGGATCAATATTTAGCACGTAAAAAGAAAAATTCTGTACATTATGAAGAGGTGCCTGAAGTCCAATTCCAAAGAACTTATGTGTGTGAAGACATGACGAAATGTGTCTGTCTCTACAATGCACCAGATGAAGCAGCGGTACGCCGTGCGCGTGAAGCTGTCGACACACCAATTGATGAAATCGAAAAAATTTAA
- a CDS encoding type II toxin-antitoxin system PemK/MazF family toxin encodes MVKQFDIVMIDLDPTRGKEKQKYRPCVIVSNNFVNQGSPFVWALPITNRTKRFPSDIVVKTKHNSITGIIDSLQIRALDIKARNNKIVDELDESIKSDVIKTIIAHSKII; translated from the coding sequence ATGGTAAAACAATTCGACATTGTAATGATTGATTTAGATCCTACTCGAGGTAAAGAAAAACAAAAATACCGACCGTGTGTAATTGTAAGCAACAATTTTGTCAATCAAGGCTCGCCTTTTGTTTGGGCTTTACCTATAACTAACAGAACCAAGAGGTTTCCTTCAGATATAGTTGTTAAAACAAAACATAATAGCATAACAGGTATCATTGATTCGCTGCAAATAAGAGCTTTAGATATTAAAGCCAGAAATAATAAAATTGTAGATGAATTAGATGAGAGTATCAAGTCTGACGTCATCAAGACTATCATTGCACACTCTAAAATAATTTAA
- a CDS encoding LacI family DNA-binding transcriptional regulator, giving the protein MTTMKEVAAFAGVSVATVSRAINHNGYVKAATKMKIEQAIEALNYAPNEVARTLNMKQSKVLGLLLPDMSNPFFTQVARGVEDTAMAHGYHIMIGNGAMNGQKEMDYLMTFKSNHCSGVIASQLASVEAFEALQSYEGPHVLIDRTTVEAYCVEANHQQGGRLQAEAVLRGAGRRVLIVYQDQHYQSFQQRYQVAKQVLKEAGCMIYEMPDLNMTREVLLTLIHDGAVDSVICGQDASAFRVLKWLHDERIRVPEEVQVVGYDDVPMAPWVVPGLTTVNQPTYQLGEQAVLKLIAQIEGHAEVPLKTVLDVTLIERESTRRNEDGANLCRW; this is encoded by the coding sequence ATGACAACGATGAAAGAAGTAGCCGCATTTGCAGGGGTCTCCGTAGCGACCGTCTCGCGTGCGATCAATCATAATGGTTATGTTAAAGCGGCAACAAAAATGAAAATAGAGCAGGCCATTGAAGCATTGAATTATGCACCAAATGAAGTTGCACGCACGTTAAATATGAAGCAATCCAAAGTGTTGGGATTGTTGTTACCTGATATGAGCAATCCGTTTTTTACACAGGTGGCACGTGGCGTAGAGGATACGGCTATGGCGCACGGCTATCATATTATGATTGGGAATGGGGCGATGAACGGTCAAAAAGAGATGGACTATTTGATGACGTTTAAGTCGAATCATTGCAGTGGTGTGATTGCATCTCAGTTGGCTTCAGTAGAGGCTTTTGAAGCGCTTCAAAGTTATGAAGGGCCGCATGTGCTCATTGATCGAACAACTGTAGAAGCTTATTGTGTAGAAGCGAATCATCAACAAGGGGGTCGACTACAAGCAGAAGCCGTTTTGCGTGGTGCGGGTCGAAGGGTGTTGATTGTATATCAAGATCAACATTATCAATCATTTCAACAACGTTATCAAGTGGCAAAACAAGTGTTGAAAGAAGCAGGTTGTATGATTTATGAGATGCCTGATTTGAATATGACACGTGAAGTACTTTTAACATTAATTCATGACGGTGCAGTGGATAGTGTGATTTGTGGTCAAGATGCATCGGCATTTCGTGTGTTGAAATGGCTACATGATGAAAGGATACGTGTTCCAGAGGAGGTACAAGTCGTCGGTTATGATGATGTTCCTATGGCGCCATGGGTCGTTCCGGGGCTGACAACGGTCAATCAACCCACTTATCAACTTGGAGAACAAGCGGTATTAAAACTCATTGCTCAAATAGAAGGGCATGCAGAGGTGCCTCTGAAAACAGTGTTAGATGTGACATTAATTGAACGTGAATCAACAAGGAGGAATGAAGATGGGGCAAATTTATGTCGTTGGTAG
- the rbsK gene encoding ribokinase has translation MGQIYVVGSMSMDLVVSTESVPAQGETVLGDDFFTTPGGKGANQAVAAARLGDGVHMIGCVGTDAWGEQIRQNLEMNHVNVEGIQVIEGIPSGTAHIILSEQDNRIIVVPSANQYLTPDRVQPQLDRMSEGDIVLIQQEIPTETVICVIDYCAKHGIVSILNPAPYRAIPESVITQVDYLTPNETEHACLFEGQALETTLAHYPNQLIVTLGSSGAVYHNGEQMIQVPSVKSVVKDTTGAGDTFNGALAVGLQKGYPLKKVIEFANLAASYSVTGMGAQGGMPVIEDLAQTFDV, from the coding sequence ATGGGGCAAATTTATGTCGTTGGTAGTATGTCGATGGATTTAGTCGTATCAACGGAATCGGTACCGGCACAAGGCGAGACCGTATTAGGTGATGACTTTTTCACAACACCTGGAGGAAAAGGTGCAAATCAAGCAGTGGCAGCCGCACGCTTAGGCGATGGGGTGCACATGATCGGTTGTGTTGGGACAGATGCATGGGGAGAACAAATTCGACAAAATCTTGAAATGAATCATGTCAATGTTGAAGGGATTCAAGTCATTGAGGGGATACCTTCCGGGACTGCGCATATTATCTTATCGGAACAAGATAATCGGATTATCGTCGTGCCATCTGCCAATCAATATTTGACACCTGACCGTGTACAGCCACAACTTGATCGCATGTCAGAAGGAGATATCGTGTTAATTCAACAAGAAATTCCAACAGAAACGGTGATATGTGTGATTGATTATTGTGCGAAACATGGCATTGTCTCTATTTTGAATCCAGCACCTTATCGTGCTATTCCAGAAAGCGTGATTACACAAGTGGATTATTTAACACCAAATGAAACAGAGCATGCATGTTTGTTTGAAGGACAAGCACTGGAAACAACACTTGCACATTATCCAAATCAATTGATTGTAACGTTAGGGTCAAGCGGCGCAGTGTATCATAATGGAGAACAAATGATTCAAGTGCCAAGTGTTAAAAGTGTTGTTAAAGATACAACAGGTGCTGGAGATACGTTTAACGGTGCTTTAGCGGTTGGACTTCAAAAGGGATACCCATTAAAAAAGGTGATTGAATTTGCGAATTTAGCAGCGAGTTATTCCGTTACTGGAATGGGCGCACAAGGAGGCATGCCTGTCATAGAAGATTTGGCGCAAACTTTTGATGTATAA
- a CDS encoding ABC transporter substrate-binding protein yields MKKILPLLLICLISITGCSNPHASNSREHTPKVIKIGYLPITHAANLMMTQTINEKNSSSHYQIQLVRFNNWPDLMDALNSGRIDGASTLIELAMKAKSKGAPIKAVALGHHEGNVVIGQNGQQLDDFHPNKDYAFAIPHRYSTHYLLLEQMRHKLNIPEGHFHYHEMAPAEMPAALNEQRISGYSVAEPFGALGEKLGQGHLLQHGSDLIPDAYCCVLVLQENLLQQHRQAVNDLMHDYKTAGYDMTNQQKSVDLMAHYLKQDRKILERSAQWTTYGDLTIEQSGYQAIAHDVAAHHLFDPPSFNNFVDPTFYQKG; encoded by the coding sequence ATGAAAAAAATATTGCCGTTGTTACTCATATGTCTCATTAGTATAACCGGATGTAGCAATCCTCATGCGTCGAATTCGCGTGAGCACACACCAAAAGTGATAAAAATCGGATATTTACCGATTACACATGCAGCCAACTTAATGATGACACAAACGATTAATGAAAAAAACAGCAGTTCTCACTATCAAATCCAGCTCGTCCGCTTCAATAATTGGCCCGATTTGATGGATGCGTTAAACAGCGGGCGTATTGATGGGGCTTCTACTTTAATTGAACTTGCAATGAAGGCCAAATCTAAAGGCGCACCGATTAAAGCCGTCGCACTGGGTCATCATGAAGGAAATGTGGTCATCGGACAAAACGGACAACAGCTCGATGATTTTCATCCAAACAAAGATTATGCTTTTGCGATACCGCATCGTTATTCCACACATTATTTATTATTAGAGCAAATGCGTCACAAATTAAACATTCCAGAAGGACATTTTCACTACCATGAAATGGCGCCCGCAGAAATGCCTGCAGCGCTAAATGAGCAACGCATCTCTGGCTATTCCGTCGCAGAACCTTTTGGCGCATTAGGTGAAAAACTAGGTCAAGGACACCTGCTTCAACACGGCAGTGATTTAATTCCAGATGCCTATTGTTGCGTACTCGTACTTCAAGAAAATCTCCTTCAACAACACCGACAAGCTGTCAACGATTTAATGCATGATTATAAAACAGCTGGCTATGATATGACCAATCAACAAAAAAGTGTCGATCTCATGGCACACTACTTAAAACAAGATCGTAAAATTCTTGAACGCTCTGCGCAATGGACAACATATGGTGATTTGACAATTGAACAAAGTGGCTATCAAGCTATTGCCCATGACGTTGCTGCACATCATCTATTTGATCCACCTTCGTTCAACAATTTTGTGGATCCCACATTCTATCAAAAGGGGTGA
- a CDS encoding D-ribose ABC transporter substrate-binding protein has translation MKRRIILFITVILLLAACSLESPVKKDNKGPHHKKKSDVTIGVSLSTLNNPFFVSIKNGIEEEAQKQGMKIKVVDARDDAAKQTNDIEDLVQQQVDYLIINPTDSSAIASAVESANHEGIPVITLDRSVDKGQVATFIASDNVEGGKMGATYIVNQLGKNAKVVELEGVPGASATRERGQGFHEIADQELDVIAKQSAKFDRAEGLNVTQNLLQAHPDIQAIFAHNDEMALGAIEAIGDKNVLVVGFDGNDDAMKSIQNKRLNATVAQQPQVMGQRAMTSIVQLMEGKKLAPTIKIPLKLETQH, from the coding sequence ATGAAAAGACGAATCATTCTATTTATTACGGTCATTTTATTGTTAGCAGCGTGTTCGTTGGAATCTCCAGTGAAAAAAGATAACAAAGGACCTCATCATAAAAAGAAATCAGACGTGACGATTGGGGTCAGCCTTTCGACACTGAATAATCCATTTTTTGTGTCGATTAAAAATGGAATTGAAGAAGAAGCTCAAAAACAAGGTATGAAAATTAAAGTTGTCGATGCGCGTGACGACGCTGCAAAACAAACGAACGATATTGAAGATTTAGTCCAACAACAAGTGGATTATTTAATTATTAATCCAACTGACTCTAGTGCCATTGCAAGTGCAGTGGAATCAGCGAATCATGAAGGAATCCCTGTCATCACATTAGACCGATCGGTAGATAAAGGACAAGTGGCGACATTCATCGCTTCAGACAATGTAGAAGGAGGGAAAATGGGGGCAACCTATATTGTCAATCAGTTAGGAAAAAATGCGAAAGTAGTAGAACTAGAGGGGGTTCCTGGTGCGAGTGCAACGAGAGAGAGAGGTCAAGGCTTCCATGAAATTGCAGATCAGGAGTTAGATGTTATTGCAAAACAAAGTGCAAAATTTGATCGTGCAGAAGGCTTGAATGTGACACAAAATCTCTTACAGGCACATCCCGATATTCAAGCCATTTTTGCGCACAATGATGAGATGGCACTCGGTGCAATAGAAGCGATTGGCGATAAAAATGTGTTAGTTGTTGGTTTTGATGGCAATGACGATGCGATGAAATCCATACAAAACAAACGATTAAATGCTACAGTTGCACAACAACCTCAAGTCATGGGGCAACGTGCCATGACATCTATCGTACAATTGATGGAAGGCAAAAAATTAGCACCGACGATAAAAATCCCTTTAAAATTAGAAACACAACATTAA
- a CDS encoding DNA topology modulation protein FlaR — MTCQRIVIVGMPGAGKSTLCARLGKRFNIPYYHLDYYAWEGGVLVDAPILEHHVDTIVETPSWVVDGTYTKTLDQRLARADVLIVLTDARWRCILRVMRRYLKGRHHPQIGDNPHIISFEFIRYIWNYERDVKPKIDQIYQRHAHTCRLCQW, encoded by the coding sequence ATGACTTGTCAACGTATTGTCATTGTTGGAATGCCGGGAGCCGGTAAATCTACACTATGTGCACGATTAGGGAAACGATTCAACATACCGTATTATCACTTGGATTACTATGCATGGGAAGGCGGTGTGTTGGTTGATGCGCCAATACTTGAACATCATGTAGATACAATTGTCGAGACACCGTCATGGGTGGTTGATGGGACGTATACAAAGACGTTAGATCAAAGGCTGGCGCGTGCGGACGTGCTGATTGTTTTAACGGATGCGAGATGGCGGTGTATTTTACGAGTAATGAGACGGTATTTAAAGGGGAGACATCATCCTCAAATCGGTGATAATCCTCACATCATTAGCTTTGAGTTCATTCGATATATTTGGAATTATGAGCGAGATGTAAAGCCGAAAATCGATCAGATTTATCAACGTCACGCGCATACGTGTCGTTTGTGTCAGTGGTAA
- a CDS encoding peroxiredoxin family protein, with amino-acid sequence MTTFQLGTTMPDFTLQTTEGTSFDFHQYQQDYPNQWYFVINFRGSWCPICMEEVEQLVANQRYFEGKNIKVILVSDDSADNLHQMVEKKQVPYPVLVDENSTFADVYGVFKHADDTLYDDHGTHNEPAYFLISEDNRLLYQQKQTNPFGRPTMVELRKMIQYIQKTYKKA; translated from the coding sequence ATGACAACATTTCAACTTGGCACAACTATGCCTGATTTCACACTTCAAACAACAGAAGGGACATCGTTTGACTTCCATCAATATCAACAAGATTATCCTAATCAATGGTACTTCGTAATTAACTTCCGTGGTTCATGGTGTCCTATTTGTATGGAAGAAGTCGAGCAACTGGTTGCAAATCAGCGTTACTTCGAAGGTAAAAATATTAAAGTCATTTTGGTGTCAGACGATTCAGCTGACAATCTCCACCAAATGGTCGAAAAGAAACAAGTCCCATACCCTGTACTTGTTGATGAAAACAGTACATTTGCAGATGTTTATGGTGTATTCAAACATGCAGATGACACACTTTATGACGACCACGGCACACATAATGAACCGGCATATTTCCTCATTTCTGAGGACAATCGATTATTATATCAACAAAAACAAACCAATCCGTTTGGACGTCCAACAATGGTCGAATTGCGTAAAATGATTCAATATATCCAAAAAACATATAAAAAAGCATAA